The following coding sequences lie in one Nonomuraea muscovyensis genomic window:
- a CDS encoding ABC transporter permease: MLRQGGTVEDSGAAGDLTAPAAPVSTRRRGPLARWRAGRAARPRPATFGARLRRDWQLLLMSVPAIGLLLVFHYVPLLGNVIAFQDYSPYVGIKDSPWVGLANFQWLMLDESFWQATSNTLTITAFQLVFYFPIPIVLAILLDSVIRPRARLFIQSIVYMPHFFSWVLVVTLFQQMFGGAGLLSQILRENGRSGIDIMTNPDTFILLVTAESVWKDAGWGTIIFLAALAAIDQNLYEAAAVDGASRWRRMWHITLPGLRPVIILLLILRLGDALNVGFEQFFLQRDAVGREAAEVLDTFVYWRTLLTGEWSYGAAAGLVKGLVGLILIVVANKVAHRFGEQGIYKRS, encoded by the coding sequence GTGCTTAGGCAGGGCGGGACCGTCGAGGACTCCGGGGCGGCGGGTGACCTGACCGCGCCCGCCGCCCCGGTCAGCACGCGCCGGCGCGGCCCGCTCGCCCGGTGGCGGGCCGGGCGGGCCGCCCGGCCCAGGCCGGCCACGTTCGGCGCCCGGCTGCGCCGCGACTGGCAGCTCCTCCTGATGAGCGTCCCGGCGATCGGGCTGCTGCTGGTGTTCCACTACGTGCCGCTGCTCGGCAACGTGATCGCGTTCCAGGACTACTCGCCGTACGTGGGCATCAAGGACAGCCCCTGGGTGGGCCTGGCGAACTTCCAGTGGCTCATGCTCGACGAGAGCTTCTGGCAGGCGACGTCGAACACGCTGACCATCACGGCGTTCCAGCTCGTCTTCTACTTCCCGATCCCGATCGTGCTGGCGATCCTGCTGGACAGCGTGATCCGGCCCAGGGCGCGGCTGTTCATCCAGAGCATCGTGTACATGCCGCACTTCTTCTCCTGGGTGCTGGTCGTCACGCTGTTCCAGCAGATGTTCGGCGGGGCCGGCCTGCTGTCGCAGATCCTGCGCGAGAACGGCCGCTCGGGCATCGACATCATGACGAACCCCGACACCTTCATCCTCCTGGTGACGGCGGAGTCCGTCTGGAAGGACGCGGGCTGGGGGACGATCATCTTCCTCGCCGCGCTGGCCGCCATCGACCAGAACCTGTACGAGGCGGCGGCGGTGGACGGCGCGAGCCGCTGGCGGCGCATGTGGCACATCACGCTCCCAGGGCTGCGGCCGGTCATCATCCTGCTGCTCATCCTGCGGCTCGGCGACGCGCTCAACGTCGGCTTCGAGCAGTTCTTCCTGCAGCGCGACGCGGTCGGCAGGGAGGCCGCCGAGGTGCTGGACACCTTCGTCTACTGGCGCACGCTGCTGACCGGCGAGTGGAGCTACGGAGCCGCGGCGGGCCTGGTCAAGGGCCTGGTCGGGCTCATCCTCATCGTGGTGGCCAACAAGGTCGCCCACCGGTTCGGCGAGCAGGGGATCTACAAACGATCATGA